A window of Verrucomicrobiota bacterium contains these coding sequences:
- a CDS encoding SUMF1/EgtB/PvdO family nonheme iron enzyme: MKTLALTIVSVIATAAAWSAAAPGDNWASVMIAKRAVYQESVSVSESKWFTTGAMKAKGFEDALFPEKGVDLNAKTAKGAPLWVEERKQMQNAVANTLNVGPNTSSYFYRTLATKKAGKTKITLGSRNGLMVWVNGRSVFSKNNMRNADANQDVITVDLNAGNNALLIKLFAQSGDAALFYSPGSQISAIIDPLTSQFPDEMDLFKNYMGDKWFRAERNASLEQSTIGGLLKRLKESTALQTKLTALAAAKTPAENPAWLNLFLEVAREADGFDHALTQVNEINLPALRLSVEDLTKTYADKYKNGAKYLATIQALEKDLPAIKTALQAGERQAVKRCQEFVALSRTALLENPLLDFDKLLVIKRKQGNLGLPQNWQGNSSMNPRIENELTTLAFKDAKAKLQTVYKPKENYFVGDVDLNFDADKLLFSSIGTKNRWQVFEMKVDGTGLRQVSKGEEEDVDNYDAMYLPDGRIIYDSSATFQGVPCVGGADHVGNLFIMKPDGTGVRRLCFDQDNDWYPVMLPNGRVMYLRWEYTDSAHYFSRVLMTMNPDGTGQVELYGSNSYWPNSCFYARPLPGSSSKFVGIVTGHHGTARAGELFIFDANKGRQEDSGVVQKIPGYNQPFKSIIKDTLVDASWPKFLHPFPISDKHFIVSCKPSQNANWGIYLVDIYDNMTLIKEEAGYALLEPTPLRQSSRPPTIPDRVNLNDKFASVFLQDIYAGEGLRGVPPGTVKSLRVFQYEYSYRNMGGHYVMGMEGPWDARRIIGTVPVNPDGSANFYIPANTPVALQPLDAEGKAMQQQRSWLVGMPGEKVSCVGCHEKQNQSSMLGNARASTRDPVHPTPWRGPKRGFSYLREVQPVLDKYCVGCHDGKGQFASLPNFSETNVVQTSHGITSLPKSYVELHPFVRRNGPEGDYHVLTPLEFHADTSILVQMLRKGHHNVKMDDDGWDRLITWIDLNVPAFGAFSENRSIPKDFEKRRFDCKKQYAGVEEDIETLPPFKPRPAFVKPAPMPPKPAKVTVANWPLPPGKAQQMQSTLSAVDSQLDLGGGVKITLKKIPSGEFGMGDVNGDVNEYPMAKVKIAKPYYLGTTEITLQQYMMFDPAHHNGYYDMHYKDQVKPGYLMDSPQLPVIRVSWQQAMAFCKWLSAKTGRKVTLPTEAQWEWACRGGTDSQFFYGTTDTDFSSFANLADASISQLAVTGVNPQPIKNPDKFWDFVPKDARFNDGVLHLAEVGRYKANVWGLNDMIGNVAEWTLDNYRPYPYSPELASNDATSTGRKVVRGGSWASRPKEARASWRQDYPAWQRVYDVGFRVAVED; this comes from the coding sequence ATGAAAACTTTGGCACTAACCATCGTATCGGTGATTGCGACCGCCGCCGCTTGGAGCGCCGCCGCCCCCGGCGATAACTGGGCGTCGGTCATGATCGCCAAACGTGCAGTCTATCAGGAAAGCGTCTCCGTCTCGGAATCCAAATGGTTTACCACCGGGGCCATGAAAGCCAAGGGCTTCGAAGATGCCTTGTTCCCGGAAAAAGGGGTGGACCTCAATGCCAAGACCGCCAAAGGCGCGCCACTCTGGGTAGAGGAACGAAAGCAGATGCAAAATGCGGTGGCAAACACTCTCAATGTCGGCCCCAATACCAGTAGCTATTTTTACCGGACACTGGCCACCAAAAAAGCTGGCAAAACCAAAATCACCTTGGGCAGCCGTAACGGGCTCATGGTGTGGGTAAATGGGCGCAGCGTATTTTCCAAGAACAACATGCGCAATGCGGATGCCAATCAGGATGTGATAACGGTGGACTTGAATGCCGGAAATAACGCCCTGCTCATCAAGTTATTCGCCCAATCCGGGGATGCCGCCCTCTTTTACTCTCCCGGCAGCCAGATTAGCGCCATCATTGATCCGCTGACCAGCCAGTTTCCGGACGAGATGGATTTATTCAAAAACTACATGGGCGACAAATGGTTCCGCGCCGAACGCAATGCCAGCCTTGAACAAAGCACTATCGGTGGTCTCTTGAAACGCCTGAAGGAATCCACAGCTCTGCAAACCAAACTCACTGCCCTCGCGGCTGCCAAAACCCCGGCTGAAAACCCGGCCTGGCTGAATTTGTTCCTCGAAGTGGCGCGCGAAGCCGATGGTTTTGATCATGCGCTCACCCAGGTCAATGAGATCAACCTCCCCGCCCTCCGGCTGTCGGTGGAAGACCTGACGAAAACCTACGCAGATAAATATAAAAACGGTGCCAAATACCTCGCCACCATTCAGGCACTCGAGAAGGATCTGCCCGCCATCAAGACCGCGTTGCAGGCGGGAGAACGCCAGGCCGTCAAACGTTGCCAGGAATTCGTGGCCTTGTCCCGTACCGCGCTTTTGGAAAACCCACTGTTGGATTTCGATAAATTACTGGTCATCAAACGCAAGCAAGGCAACCTGGGTCTGCCACAAAACTGGCAGGGCAATTCGAGCATGAATCCGCGAATCGAAAACGAATTGACCACCCTGGCCTTCAAGGATGCCAAGGCCAAATTACAGACGGTCTATAAGCCCAAGGAAAATTACTTTGTGGGTGACGTGGATCTGAATTTCGACGCTGATAAACTGTTATTCTCATCCATCGGCACCAAGAATCGCTGGCAGGTTTTTGAAATGAAGGTGGACGGCACCGGGCTGCGCCAGGTTTCCAAAGGCGAGGAAGAAGACGTGGATAACTACGATGCCATGTACCTGCCGGACGGGCGTATCATCTATGATTCTTCCGCCACGTTCCAAGGCGTGCCTTGCGTCGGCGGCGCAGATCACGTCGGCAATTTGTTCATCATGAAGCCGGACGGCACGGGTGTGCGGCGCCTCTGTTTTGATCAGGATAATGACTGGTACCCGGTCATGCTGCCCAATGGCCGGGTCATGTACCTGCGCTGGGAATACACGGATTCCGCTCACTATTTCAGTCGGGTGCTGATGACCATGAACCCGGATGGCACCGGCCAGGTGGAACTTTACGGCAGCAATTCGTATTGGCCGAACTCCTGTTTTTATGCGCGTCCGCTACCGGGCAGTTCTAGCAAATTTGTTGGGATTGTAACCGGCCATCACGGCACCGCGCGTGCTGGAGAGCTGTTCATATTCGATGCGAACAAAGGCCGGCAGGAAGACAGCGGCGTGGTTCAAAAAATACCGGGTTACAACCAGCCGTTTAAGAGCATCATCAAGGATACGCTGGTGGATGCCTCCTGGCCAAAGTTCCTGCATCCTTTCCCGATCAGCGACAAGCATTTCATCGTCTCCTGCAAGCCCTCCCAAAACGCGAATTGGGGTATCTACCTGGTGGACATCTATGACAACATGACGCTGATCAAGGAAGAGGCGGGATATGCGTTGCTTGAACCCACCCCGCTGCGCCAAAGTTCGCGCCCGCCCACCATCCCCGACCGGGTCAACCTGAATGACAAGTTCGCCTCGGTTTTTCTGCAGGATATCTATGCCGGCGAAGGCTTGCGCGGCGTACCGCCCGGCACCGTCAAGAGCTTGCGGGTATTCCAATATGAATATTCCTATCGCAACATGGGCGGCCACTACGTCATGGGCATGGAAGGCCCATGGGATGCCCGCCGCATCATTGGCACGGTGCCGGTAAACCCCGATGGTTCAGCCAATTTCTACATCCCGGCCAACACTCCCGTGGCACTTCAACCGTTGGACGCGGAAGGCAAGGCGATGCAGCAGCAACGCAGTTGGTTGGTCGGGATGCCGGGAGAAAAGGTGTCCTGTGTGGGTTGTCACGAAAAGCAAAATCAATCCTCCATGCTGGGCAATGCCCGGGCATCCACGCGCGATCCGGTGCATCCCACCCCGTGGCGTGGTCCCAAACGCGGCTTTAGCTACCTGCGCGAAGTGCAACCCGTGCTGGATAAATATTGCGTAGGCTGCCATGACGGCAAAGGCCAGTTCGCCAGTCTGCCTAATTTTTCTGAGACCAATGTCGTCCAGACGAGCCATGGCATCACCAGTCTGCCCAAGTCCTATGTCGAATTGCATCCATTCGTGCGGCGTAACGGTCCCGAGGGTGACTATCACGTCTTGACCCCGCTTGAATTTCACGCTGACACCAGCATCCTGGTGCAAATGCTGCGCAAGGGGCACCATAATGTAAAAATGGACGACGATGGGTGGGATCGGTTGATCACTTGGATTGACTTGAATGTTCCTGCTTTCGGCGCCTTTAGTGAAAACCGATCTATTCCGAAGGACTTCGAAAAACGCCGTTTCGATTGCAAAAAACAGTATGCCGGCGTGGAAGAGGACATTGAAACCCTGCCGCCATTCAAGCCGCGTCCGGCGTTTGTAAAGCCCGCACCCATGCCGCCCAAGCCCGCCAAAGTCACCGTGGCGAACTGGCCGCTGCCGCCCGGCAAAGCGCAGCAAATGCAATCCACGCTGAGCGCGGTGGATAGTCAACTGGACCTGGGTGGCGGAGTAAAAATCACGCTGAAAAAGATCCCGTCGGGTGAGTTCGGCATGGGAGATGTGAACGGCGATGTCAACGAATATCCAATGGCCAAGGTGAAGATCGCCAAACCATACTACTTGGGCACCACCGAAATCACTCTGCAACAATACATGATGTTCGATCCGGCGCATCACAACGGGTATTACGACATGCATTACAAAGACCAGGTCAAACCGGGCTACCTGATGGATTCTCCGCAATTGCCGGTCATCCGTGTTTCCTGGCAGCAGGCCATGGCCTTCTGCAAATGGCTCTCCGCAAAAACCGGTCGCAAAGTCACCCTGCCCACCGAAGCACAATGGGAATGGGCTTGCCGGGGTGGCACGGATTCCCAATTCTTCTATGGCACCACCGACACGGACTTCAGTTCGTTTGCCAATCTGGCCGATGCCAGCATCAGTCAACTGGCTGTCACCGGCGTGAATCCGCAACCGATCAAAAACCCCGATAAGTTCTGGGATTTCGTTCCCAAGGACGCGCGCTTCAACGACGGGGTGTTGCACTTGGCTGAAGTGGGCCGCTACAAAGCCAATGTCTGGGGACTAAATGACATGATCGGTAATGTTGCCGAATGGACCTTGGACAATTACCGCCCCTACCCCTACTCGCCGGAGTTGGCCAGCAACGACGCCACTTCCACTGGACGCAAAGTGGTACGCGGCGGCTCCTGGGCCTCCCGTCCGAAGGAAGCCCGCGCCAGTTGGCGGCAGGATTATCCGGCGTGGCAGCGCGTCTATGATGTCGGGTTCCGCGTCGCCGTTGAAGACTAA
- a CDS encoding IclR family transcriptional regulator, which produces MKPVLKVVVAAGPKKASAASRYKVPNLERGLMIMEYLMDFPQGLQQSEIAAQLRYSKTSVYRVTMTLLEYGYLVRDEETKALRLSRKLIAMGNRALGDDDLVVTSLDILKQLRDQVKETVLLGIIVDHELVVLSQLLGTHPFKFSVDLGCRLPIHTAAPGKAILAYLPEPERRAILGKMSFIRFNERTLASVEVFERELESVLKTGFALDQQEQLTGIHCVAAPIFNRHGYPIAAVWTTGPTDRIRAEDFPRVGALIKAHTAMISERLGFGLLPNNGNGNEHKPA; this is translated from the coding sequence GTGAAACCTGTGCTCAAAGTCGTTGTCGCCGCCGGGCCGAAAAAAGCCAGCGCCGCCTCGCGTTACAAGGTGCCCAACCTGGAACGCGGACTGATGATCATGGAATACCTGATGGATTTTCCCCAGGGATTACAGCAGAGCGAAATCGCCGCCCAACTCCGTTACTCCAAAACCAGCGTCTATCGGGTAACCATGACGTTGTTGGAATACGGGTATCTAGTGCGGGACGAGGAAACCAAGGCGCTCCGGCTCAGCCGCAAGTTAATCGCCATGGGCAACCGCGCGCTGGGCGATGATGATTTGGTGGTCACTTCCCTGGATATTCTCAAGCAGCTGCGCGATCAGGTGAAGGAAACGGTGTTGCTGGGCATCATCGTGGACCACGAACTGGTGGTGCTAAGCCAGTTATTGGGAACCCATCCGTTTAAATTTTCCGTGGACCTGGGCTGCCGGTTGCCCATCCATACCGCCGCGCCGGGCAAAGCAATCCTGGCCTACCTGCCGGAGCCTGAACGCCGCGCGATCCTCGGAAAAATGTCCTTTATTCGTTTCAATGAAAGGACGCTGGCGAGCGTCGAAGTATTTGAACGTGAATTGGAATCCGTGCTTAAAACGGGTTTTGCGTTGGATCAGCAGGAACAGTTGACGGGCATTCATTGCGTAGCGGCGCCGATTTTTAACCGGCACGGGTATCCGATTGCCGCCGTATGGACGACCGGGCCGACGGATCGTATCCGGGCGGAAGATTTCCCACGCGTGGGCGCGCTGATCAAGGCGCATACGGCAATGATATCGGAGCGGCTGGGATTCGGCCTGCTCCCCAATAATGGAAATGGCAACGAGCATAAGCCCGCGTGA
- the dhaL gene encoding dihydroxyacetone kinase subunit DhaL, whose amino-acid sequence MSNTIGYAQICKMLLSAVEQIRANHERLSRLDAAIGDGDHGTTILRTMEAVAKTTTENTGTDLKELFSKIAWDVMSCDGGSTSPLLGSFFTGMSDAVAGKNELDGAAVVAMFDGGVQKFLKQSRAKVGDKTMVDAFLPALDALKAADPAKGIKAAFTQAAEAAAQGAEETKKYRAKFGRARNLGDRVIGHPDPGATSISLILKGFAEGL is encoded by the coding sequence ATGTCGAATACCATTGGTTACGCTCAAATTTGCAAGATGTTGCTCTCCGCCGTGGAGCAAATCCGCGCCAACCACGAACGGTTGTCGCGCCTCGATGCGGCGATTGGTGATGGCGATCACGGCACCACGATCCTGCGCACCATGGAAGCGGTCGCCAAAACCACCACCGAGAACACCGGCACCGACCTCAAGGAACTCTTTTCAAAAATCGCGTGGGATGTCATGAGCTGCGATGGCGGTTCCACCAGTCCCCTGCTCGGTTCTTTCTTCACCGGCATGAGCGACGCGGTCGCCGGGAAAAACGAATTGGACGGCGCGGCGGTCGTGGCGATGTTTGATGGCGGCGTCCAGAAATTCCTGAAGCAAAGCCGCGCGAAAGTGGGCGACAAGACCATGGTGGATGCCTTTCTACCGGCACTCGATGCGTTAAAGGCCGCCGATCCCGCCAAGGGAATCAAGGCCGCATTCACGCAGGCCGCCGAAGCTGCCGCCCAGGGCGCCGAGGAAACCAAGAAATACCGCGCCAAGTTTGGCCGCGCCCGCAATCTGGGCGATCGCGTCATCGGGCATCCCGATCCGGGCGCAACTTCCATTTCGCTAATCCTCAAGGGATTCGCCGAAGGACTATAA
- a CDS encoding dihydroxyacetone kinase subunit DhaK has translation MPMKKFINDSKNLTRELLDGFAIAHSHQVKVVSDKIVCRATPKASNKVAIVTLGGAGHEPALSGFVGEGLLDFSVVGDIFAAPGMPKVLEALRLAKRDAGILFVVLNHAGDVMSANMAAEMADKEGIKYKMLLTHEDIAPGANTPAEDRRGLVGCIPLYKIAGAAAEAGKSLEEVYAIAERFNNNMATLAVAMKTATHPASGQAIFDLAEDEMEVGMGQHGEAGTGPSKILTADQTAELMVSRLVEAVKAKSGDKILLIINGSGATTLMEMYIVLRGCKKYLDSKGITIAAAQVGELLTVQEMAGFQMFAAKMDDELLKYYLAPSNAPAMVVK, from the coding sequence ATGCCCATGAAAAAATTCATCAACGATTCCAAGAACCTGACCCGTGAACTGCTGGATGGTTTCGCGATCGCGCACAGCCATCAGGTCAAGGTAGTCTCGGATAAGATCGTTTGCCGCGCCACCCCCAAGGCCAGCAACAAAGTGGCGATTGTCACCCTCGGCGGCGCGGGTCATGAGCCTGCCCTGAGCGGTTTCGTGGGCGAGGGCCTGCTTGATTTCAGCGTGGTGGGTGACATTTTCGCCGCACCGGGAATGCCCAAGGTCCTTGAGGCACTGCGCCTGGCCAAACGCGACGCTGGCATCCTGTTCGTGGTTTTGAATCATGCCGGGGATGTCATGAGCGCGAACATGGCTGCGGAAATGGCGGACAAGGAAGGCATCAAATACAAGATGCTCCTGACGCATGAAGACATTGCTCCCGGCGCCAACACTCCGGCGGAAGATCGTCGTGGCTTGGTGGGCTGCATTCCCCTCTATAAGATCGCGGGTGCCGCCGCTGAGGCCGGCAAGAGCCTCGAAGAAGTGTACGCGATTGCCGAGCGGTTCAACAACAACATGGCGACCCTGGCGGTGGCCATGAAGACCGCCACCCATCCCGCCAGCGGCCAGGCCATCTTCGATCTCGCGGAGGATGAGATGGAAGTCGGCATGGGCCAGCACGGCGAAGCCGGCACCGGCCCCAGCAAAATCCTCACGGCGGATCAAACCGCCGAACTCATGGTCTCCCGCCTGGTGGAAGCGGTGAAAGCCAAGTCGGGCGACAAAATACTGCTCATCATTAATGGCAGTGGCGCCACCACGCTCATGGAAATGTACATTGTGTTGCGCGGTTGCAAGAAATACCTGGATTCCAAAGGCATCACCATCGCCGCCGCGCAGGTGGGCGAACTGCTCACCGTGCAGGAAATGGCCGGTTTCCAGATGTTCGCGGCCAAGATGGATGACGAACTGTTGAAATATTACCTCGCCCCGAGCAATGCTCCGGCGATGGTTGTGAAATAG